A window of the Labeo rohita strain BAU-BD-2019 chromosome 1, IGBB_LRoh.1.0, whole genome shotgun sequence genome harbors these coding sequences:
- the ints15 gene encoding integrator complex subunit 15 gives MSDIRHALLRRDPLSAAKEVLYHLDISLGSALQSSTGPTPGLEKSTVELVEEFIFHVPKDRNIQPKRMSCVQELQLLEIMCSYFQEQSKDAIRQIIFSALFSLQGNKADESRMAMLGKLVSMAIAVCRVPILECAATWLQRTHSAWCVRLAQVLMDDYCTLVPCAISTLQNICSASPRFCCQLITAVTALYDFSSDELTPPPALLEMLVGWITEDPRLLLLTFINTPLNSSLPLGCLEITPLLGLLRWCVKAPLAYQRSRKLALTNGHGESEKGTAYEELYSKLHLSVLQVFLMLQVHLTEQNLIGRLAVLPVESVAALVEEVSRLCEKLMPLPAANHIQLALDRLAQALQVAMATGALLCTREDLRTLCSRLPHNNLLQLVMSGPVVQPPPHSGPFQPNMYPHIHPGRPSALSPHSPHQSALPSPHSPHPVLSPHPTHPALSPHRPLTAHAAHPSISPHAFHPAAMAFPYRPIR, from the exons ATGAGTGATATTCGGCACGCATTGCTGCGGCGTGATCCGCTGAGCGCAGCTAAAGAGGTTCTGTATCATCTTGACATCTCACTGGGCAGCGCTCTGCAGAGCTCCACCGGCCCCACGCCTGGACTAGAGAAGAGcacggtggagctggtggaggAGTTCATCTTTCACGTCCCTAAAGACAGGAACATCCAGCCTAAG AGGATGAGCTGCGTTCAAGAATTGCAGCTGCTGGAGATCATGTGCAGTTATTTCCAGGAACAGAGCAAGGACGCAATCAGACAGATCATTTTCTCCGCCCTCTTCAGTCTCCAAGGCAACAAGGCTGATGAGAGCCGCATGGCCATGCTTGGGAAGCTAGTTTCTATGGCGATCGCTGTGTGTCGGGTGCCCATACTAGAGTGTGCAGCCACCTGGCTACAG cgCACACACTCTGCATGGTGTGTACGTTTGGCTCAGGTGCTGATGGATGATTACTGCACACTGGTGCCATGTGCAATCTCTACCCTGCAAAACATCTGTTCAGCCAGTCCTCGCTTTTGCTGTCAGCTCATCACTGCAGTAACGGCTCTCTATGACTTTTCCTCAG ATGAGTTGACTCCGCCCCCTGCACTCTTGGAGATGCTGGTTGGTTGGATCACAGAAGATCCCAGACTGCTGCTCCTCACCTTCATCAACACACCCCTCAATTCCAGCCTGCCGTTAGGTTGCCTTGAGATCACGCCCCTCTTGGGTCTGCTCCGTTGGTGTGTGAAAGCCCCATTAGCTTATCAGAGAAGCCGGAAGTTAGCTTTGACCAATGGCCATGGAGAAAGTGAAAAAGGAACAGCATATGAAGAGCTGTACTCTAAACTGCACCTGAGTGTTCTTCAAGTCTTTCTCATGCTGCAG GTCCACCTGACAGAACAGAATTTGATTGGTCGGCTAGCCGTGCTTCCTGTGGAGTCTGTTGCCGCGCTGGTAGAGGAAGTCAGCCGTCTGTGCGAGAAGCTCATGCCCCTCCCTGCTGCCAATCATATCCAGCTGGCACTGGATAGGCTGGCGCAAGCTCTACAGGTCGCCATGGCAACAGGAGCTCTTCTGTGTACCAGAG AGGACCTACGGACTTTGTGCTCCAGACTTCCCCACAACAA TTTGTTACAGCTTGTGATGTCCGGTCCTGTAGTGCAGCCTCCACCTCACAGCGGACCGTTCCAGCCCAACATGTACCCACACATCCACCCGGGTCGGCCCTCCGCTCTTTCTCCCCACAGCCCGCACCAGTCCGCCCTCCCCTCTCCACATAGCCCACACCCTGTACTGTCACCGCACCCCACACACCCAGCGCTCTCCCCACATCGCCCGCTAACGGCCCACGCCGCACACCCTTCTATCTCTCCACACGCCTTCCATCCTGCTGCCATGGCCTTTCCGTACCGGCCCATTCGTTAA
- the pmm2 gene encoding phosphomannomutase 2, which translates to MAGSSVDATTLCLFDVDGTLTAARQKATPDMHQFLSELRKRVRVGVVGGSDLDKIKEQLGDDVIDRVDYVFAENGLVAYRFGQLHSIQNIQAYLGEEVLQDFINFCLNYLSKIKLPKKRGTFIEFRNGMLNVSPIGRSCSQEERIEFFELDKKEKIREKFVSILREEFAGKGLAFSIGGQISFDVFPEGWDKRYCLGIVEKDSYQHIHFFGDKTMPGGNDYEIFVDPRTVGHEVKSPEDTQRICKELFFK; encoded by the exons ATGGCCGGTTCTAGCGTGGACGCGACAACGTTGTGCCTGTTTGATGTGGACGGGACTTTAACCGCAGCTCGCCAG aaagcAACTCCTGACATGCATCAGTTCTTGAGTGAACTGAGAAAGCGAGTGAGAGTCGGGGTGGTCGGAGGATCAGACCTGGACAAAATTAAAGAACAGTTGGGTGATGATG TGATTGATAGAGTGGATTATGTGTTTGCTGAGAACGGTTTGGTAGCATACAGGTTTGGGCAGCTGCACTCTATACAG aatATTCAGGCATATTTGGGAGAAGAGGTTTTACAGGATTTCATCAATTTCTGCCTCAACTATCTTTCAAAGATAAAACTGCCCAAGAAAAG AGGCACATTTATTGAATTCCGTAACGGAATGCTGAATGTCTCTCCGATTGGTCGAAGCTGCAGCCAAGAGGAAAGAATTGAATTCTTTGAACTTGATAAg AAGGAGAAAATCAGAGAAAAGTTTGTCTCCATTTTAAGAGAAGAGTTTGCTGGGAAAGGACTGGCTTTTTCCATTG gTGGGCAGATCAGCTTTGACGTGTTTCCAGAAGGCTGGGATAAGCGCTATTGTCTGGGAATTGTAGAGAAAGACTCGTACCAGCACATTCATTTCTTTGGAGACAAAACAATGCCT GGTGGAAATgattatgaaatatttgtagACCCCAGAACAGTCGGTCATGAGGTCAAGTCACCTGAAGACACacagaggatctgcaaggagctCTTCTTCAAGTAA